A stretch of the Medicago truncatula cultivar Jemalong A17 chromosome 5, MtrunA17r5.0-ANR, whole genome shotgun sequence genome encodes the following:
- the LOC11428475 gene encoding F-box protein At3g07870, translating to MKRKKVSIDAARTKVDNEAESHDELFPFFDNLPSHLTANILLRLPVKPLLICKCVCKIWKRLISEPHFAKLQFERAPLSFMIRTLDDIRVSRTMYLLECEPEKFEIGSNKHVKLEPIFKLPLISFRDKRSEISNEFNRPVRAARLVSGKNNENIDRDRTNRYSYTACNKYYDKFDIVNSCNGLLCLSEPTTGNPSVICNPVTGEFIRLPEATTNRTRVRMVGQVGFGFQPNTNEYKVIRMWIRHGKRANDRVILQINTLGTTILRNVEVDPQISFLSLEYPTCVNGALHWIRYENQQRSILFFCFESERLQSFPSPPHVFGNHNSGIVDNRHIMGELKGFLYICDWTFLSDVSVWVMNEYGIEESWTKVYNIDTSFNPSGCLITWGSGLWPIKHFEEGAAILLYHCYNCFIFYEPEKYGFKVFRIHGSHSKFFEVIPHIPSLISLKDVLKGDNIEVLNIHSRCAKFKLREERDVLSLFQEIV from the exons atgaaaagaaaaaaggtttcaATTGATGCTGCAAGAACAAAAGTTGATAATGAGGCAGAGAGTCATGATGAACTTTTCCCTTTTTTTGACAATCTTCCATCTCACCTCACTGCCAATATTCTGCTTCGACTTCCCGTCAAGCCTCTTCTCATTTGTAAATGTGTGTGCAAAATTTGGAAAAGACTTATTTCAGAACCACATTTTGCTAAATTGCAATTTGAGCGAGCACCACTTAGTTTTATGATTCGGACCCTTGACGATATTAGAGTGTCGAGAACCATGTACCTTCTTGAGTGTGAACCTGAAAAGTTTGAGATTGGAAGCAACAAACATGTCAAGCTTGAGCCTATATTCAAGCTTCCTCTCATATCATTTAGGGATAAAAGAAGCGAGATCAGTAATGAATTCAATCGCCCTGTTCGTGCTGCAAGATTAGTTTCGGGGAAAAACAATGAGAACATTGATAGGGATAGAACAAACCGTTATAGTTATACTGCTTGCAACAAATATTATGATAAGTTTGATATTGTGAATTCTTGCAATGGTTTACTTTGTTTGTCTGAACCAACTACCGGAAACCCTTCAGTGATCTGCAACCCAGTCACAGGGGAGTTCATAAGACTTCCTGAAGCTACCACGAATCGAACTCGGGTAAGAATGGTAGGACAAGTTGGTTTTGGATTCCAACCTAATACTAATGAATATAAGGTAATAAGAATGTGGATAAGACATGGTAAACGTGCCAATGACCGTGTGATCCTTCAGATAAACACACTTGGAACAACAATATTGAGAAATGTTGAAGTGGAtcctcaaatttcttttttgagtCTCGAGTATCCCACTTGTGTGAATGGTGCACTTCATTGGATAAGATATGAAAATCAGCAAAGGTCAAtattgtttttctgttttgaaagTGAGAGGTTGCAGTCATTTCCTTCTCCTCCGCATGTGTTTGGAAACCATAATAGTGGAATTGTTGATAACAGACATATCATGGGAGAATTAAAGGGATTTCTTTACATTTGTGACTGGACATTTTTATCTGATGTTTCAGTGTGGGTTATGAATGAATATGGTATTGAAGAATCATGGACTAAAGTTTACAACATTGATACTTCGTTCAATCCTTCGGGCTGTCTTATTACATGGGGTTCAGGTTTATGGCCGATAAAACACTTTGAAGAAGGTGCTGccatattgttatatcattGCTACAATTGTTTTATCTTCTATGAACCTGAGAAATATGGATTCAAAGTTTTTCGAATTCATGGGAGTCATTCAAAGTTTTTTGAAGTAATCCCACATATTCCAAGTCTAATTTCATTGAAGGATGTCTTGAAAGGAGACAATATCGAGGTGCTGAATATCCACTCAAG GTGTGCAAAGTTTAAATTGCGGGAAGAAAGGGACGTTCTTTCTCTGTTTCAAGAGATTGTTTGA
- the LOC11434003 gene encoding NEP1-interacting protein 1: MDFVPNPCPSRSSLFGSFGNFVDKVKQFGTLAISVIIGNIFSAILTFCFALVGTLLGALTGALIGQETESGFIRGAAVGAISGAVFSIEVFESSLVLWHSDESGIGCLLYLIDVIVSLLSGRLVRERIGPAMLSAVQSQMGAVETSFDEVQNIFDIGGSKGLSVDSVSKIPKIKITADNIEASGEKVSCSVCLQDFQLGETVRSLPHCHHMFHLPCIDMWLLRHGSCPLCRRDL, translated from the exons ATGGATTTTGTACCAAATCCATGTCCTTCTCGTTCTTCTTTGTTCGGTTCTTTTGGGAATTTCGTTGACAAAGTTAAACAATTTGGTACCCTCGCAATTTCTGTTATCATTGGAAACATTTTCTCTGCGATCTTGACCTTCTGTTTTGCATTAG TTGGAACATTATTGGGTGCTTTGACAGGAGCTTTGATAGGTCAAGAGACCGAAAGCGGTTTCATTCGAGGTGCCGCTGTTGGTGCTATATCAGGAGCTGTTTTTTCTATTGAAGTTTTTGAATCATCTCTTGTTCTTTGGCATTCTGATGAATCTGGAATTGGTTGTCTTTTATACTTG ATTGATGTTATTGTTAGCTTGTTGAGTGGAAGACTTGTGCGTGAGAGGATAGGTCCTGCAATGCTGAGTGCTGTTCAAAGTCAG atGGGTGCTGTTGAAACAAGCTTTGATGAGGTTCAAAACATCTTTGACATTGGTGGTTCCAAAGGGTTATCCGTAGATTCGGTTTCGAAGAtcccaaaaatcaaaatcactgCTGACAATATTGAGGCATCAGGGGAGAAAGTTTCTTGTTCAGTTTGTCTCCAG GACTTTCAACTTGGAGAGACAGTTAGAAGTTTACCTCATTGTCATCACATGTTTCATCTACCTTGCATAGATATGTGGCTTTTAAGGCATGGTTCTTGCCCATTATGCAGAAGGGATCTGTAA
- the LOC11421844 gene encoding aconitate hydratase 1: protein MATQNPFNNILKTLEKPGGGGEFGKYYSLPALNDSRIDALPYSIRILLESAIRNCDEFQVKSDDVEKIIDWKNTSPKQVEIPFKPARVLLQDFTGVPAVVDLACMRDAMNRLGGDSNKINPLVPVDLVIDHSVQVDVARSENAVQANMELEFQRNKERFGFLKWGSNAFNNMLVVPPGSGIVHQVNLEYLGRVVFNTNGVLYPDSVVGTDSHTTMIDGLGVAGWGVGGIEAEAAMLGQPMSMVLPGVVGFKLLGKLRSGVTATDLVLTVTQMLRKHGVVGKFVEFYGEGMSELPLADRATIANMSPEYGATMGFFPVDHVTLQYLKLTGRSDETVSMIESYLRANKMFVDYNEPQVERVYSSYLELNLEDVEPCVSGPKRPHDRVTLKEMKADWHACLNNKVGFKGFAVPKESQTKFAEFKFHETPAKLRHGDVVIAAITSCTNTSNPSVMLGAALVAKKACDLGLQVKPWIKTSLAPGSGVVTKYLQKSGLQPYLNQLGFNIVGYGCTTCIGNSGDINEAVASAITENDIVAAAVLSGNRNFEGRVHPLTRANYLASPPLVVAYALAGTVNIDFDTEPIGIAKDGKQIFFRDIWPSSEEIADVVQSSVLPDMFRETYNAITKGNPMWNSLSVPSGNLYAWDSTSTYIHEPPYFKGMSMSPPGSHGVKNAYCLLNFGDSITTDHISPAGSIHKDSPAARYLTERGVDRRDFNSYGSRRGNDEVMARGTFANIRIVNKFLNGEVGPKTIHVPSGEKLSVFDAANKYKSEGHDTIILAGAEYGSGSSRDWAAKGPMLLGVKAVIAKSFERIHRSNLVGMGIIPLCFKSGEDADTLGLTGHERYTIDLPSSVNEIRPGQDITVVTDNGKTFSCTLRFDTEVELAYFNHGGILQYAIRNLINAKH, encoded by the exons ATGG caACTCAAAATCCATTCAACAACATATTGAAGACACTGGAAAAGCCAGGTGGTGGAGGTGAATTTGGAAAATACTATAGTTTGCCAGCTCTCAACGATTCCAGAATCG ATGCACTTCCTTACTCAATCAGGATACTTTTGGAATCTGCAATTCGTAACTGTGATGAGTTTCAAGTTAAGAGTGATGATGTTGAAAAGATTATTGATTGGAAGAATACTTCTCCTAAACAGGTGGAAATTCCGTTCAAGCCGGCTAGAGTGCTTCTTCAG GATTTTACCGGGGTGCCTGCTGTTGTTGACCTTGCCTGCATGCGAGATGCGATGAACAGGCTTGGTGGTGATTCTAATAAAATTAACCCATTG GTACCGGTGGATCTTGTCATTGATCACTCTGTTCAGGTTGATGTAGCAAGATCAGAAAATGCTGTTCAGGCAAATATGGAACTTGAATTCCAGAGGAACAAGGAAAGATTTGGTTTCCTCAAATGGGGTTCAAATGCGTTCAACAACATGCTTGTTGTTCCTCCTGGATCAGGAATAGTCCATCAG GTCAATTTAGAATACCTTGGTAGAGTTGTGTTCAACACAAATGGTGTGCTTTATCCTGACAGCGTTGTTGGAACTGATTCACACACAACTATGATTGATGGCTTGGGTGTTGCTGGGTGGGGAGTTGGTGGAATTGAAGCCGAAGCTGCAATGCTTGGCCAG CCCATGAGCATGGTCCTACCTGGCGTGGTTGGGTTCAAATTATTAGGCAAACTACGAAGTGGTGTCACAGCTACTGACTTGGTCTTGACTGTTACTCAAATGCTAAGAAAGCATGGGGTTGTTGGCAAGTTTGTAGAGTTTTATG GGGAAGGCATGAGTGAACTACCTTTGGCTGATCGTGCCACCATAGCAAACATGTCTCCTGAGTATGGTGCAACTATGGGATTCTTTCCTGTGGATCATGTCACTTTGCAATATTTGAAACTGACCGGCAGGAGTGATGAAACT GTTTCTATGATAGAATCCTATTTACGAGCTAATAAGATGTTTGTGGACTACAATGAG CCCCAAGTGGAGAGAGTGTACTCGTCCTATTTGGAGCTCAATCTTGAAGATGTTGAACCATGTGTCTCAGGTCCAAAAAG GCCTCATGACCGTGTCACTTTGAAAGAAATGAAAGCAGATTGGCATGCCTGCCTCAACAATAAAGTTGGGTTTAAG GGCTTTGCTGTGCCAAAAGAATCTCAGACAAAATTTGCAGAGTTCAAATTCCATGAAACACCAGCAAAACTTAGGCATGGGGATGTTGTTATAGCTGCTATCACCAGTTGTACAAACACCTCAAATCCTAGTGTAATGCTTGGAGCTGCATTGGTTGCAAAGAAAGCATGTGATTTGGGATTGCAG GTGAAGCCATGGATCAAAACAAGTCTTGCTCCAGGTTCTGGTGTAGTTACTAAGTATTTGCAGAAGAG TGGCTTGCAACCGTATTTGAATCAGCTAGGGTTTAATATAGTTGGGTATGGATGCACTACGTGCATTGGAAATTCAGGGGATATTAATGAAGCCGTTGCATCTGCAATTACTGAAAATG ATATAGTAGCTGCAGCTGTATTGTCTGGAAATAGGAACTTTGAGGGCCGAGTTCATCCATTAACGAGGGCTAACTACCTAGCTTCTCCTCCTCTCGTTGTTGCCTATGCCCTTGCCGGCACA GTCAACATTGACTTTGACACCGAGCCCATTGGGATTGCGAAGGATGGAAAACAGATTTTCTTCAGAGATATTTGGCCATCCAGTGAAGAAATAGCAGAT GTTGTACAATCGAGTGTGCTGCCCGATATGTTTAGGGAAACATATAATGCTATTACCAAAGGCAACCCTATGTGGAATAGTTTATCTGTTCCATCTGGCAATCTTTATGCCTGGGACTCTACATCAACTTATATTCATGAGCCACCTTATTTTAAAGGCATGAGCATGTCTCCCCCAGGCTCCCATGGAGTGAAGAATGCTTACTGTTTGCTCAACTTTGGAGACAGTATTACCACTGACCACATCTCTCCAGCTGGCAGCATACATAAGGATAGTCCTGCAGCCAGATACCTTACAGAACGTGGGGTTGATAGACGAGACTTCAACTCCTATGGAAGTCGCCGTGGCAACGATGAGGTGATGGCAAGAGGAACTTTTGCCAATATTCGCATTGTGAACAAATTCCTAAATGGAGAAGTTGGGCCTAAAACTATACATGTTCCTTCTGGGGAGAAGTTATCAGTCTTCGATGCGGCAAAC AAATACAAGAGTGAGGGGCACGATACAATTATTTTGGCTGGTGCAGAATATGGGAGTGGAAGCTCTCGCGATTGGGCAGCAAAGGGACCAATGCTACTG GGCGTGAAAGCTGTCATAGCAAAAAGCTTTGAAAGGATTCACCGCAGTAATTTGGTGGGAATGGGCATAATTCCTTTGTGTTTCAAGTCTGGGGAGGATGCCGATACTCTTGGATTGACCGGTCATGAACGTTACACCATTGATCTTCCAAGCAGTGTGAATGAAATTCGACCTGGTCAAGATATCACTGTGGTGACAGACAATGGGAAGACATTTTCATGTACCCTGAGATTTGATACAGAG GTTGAACTTGCTTACTTCAATCATGGAGGCATCTTACAATACGCCATCAGAAACTTGATCAATGCTAAACATTGA
- the LOC11420577 gene encoding probable prolyl 4-hydroxylase 10 — translation MAKSRYSRLPSRKSSSPYTLIFSLFIAFTFLILILLVFGILSIPSSNQNLPKPNDLTSIVHNTVDRNDDEEGKGEQWVEVVSWEPRAFVYHNFLTKEECEYLIDIAKPSMHKSTVVDSETGKSKDSRVRTSSGTFLARGRDKIVRNIEKKIADFTFIPVEHGEGLQVLHYEVGQKYEPHYDYFLDEFNTKNGGQRIATVLMYLTDVEEGGETVFPAAKGNFSNVPWYNELSDCGKKGLSIKPKRGDALLFWSMKPDATLDASSLHGGCPVIKGNKWSSTKWIRVNEYKT, via the exons ATGGCGAAATCACGATACTCTCGTCTCCCatcacgaaaatcatcatcaccatacacactcattttctctctattcATCGCTTTCACTTTCCTTATCCTCATTCTCCTCGTCTTCGGAATCCTCTCCATTCCTTCTTCCAATCAAAACTTGCCTAAACCCAACGATCTCACCTCCATTGTTCATAACACCGTCGATAG aaatgatgatgaagaaggtaAGGGTGAACAGTGGGTTGAAGTTGTATCATGGGAGCCTAGAGCTTTTGTGTATCACAATTTTCTG ACCAAGGAGGAATGTGAATATCTGATCGACATAGCAAAGCCGAGTATGCACAAGTCAACGGTTGTTGATAGCGAGACTGGAAAGAGCAAAGACAGCAG AGTGCGTACTAGCTCTGGAACATTTCTGGCCAGGGGACGTGATAAGATTGTGAGGaatattgagaaaaaaattgcCGACTTTACTTTTATTCCTGTAG AGCACGGTGAAGGACTTCAAGTTCTACATTATGAAGTTGGACAAAAGTATGAGCCTCACTATGACTACTTTCTTGATGAATTTAACACAAAGAATGGGGGTCAGCGCATAGCAACGGTACTGATGTACCT TACAGATGTTGAAGAAGGGGGTGAGACAGTGTTCCCTGCTGCTAAGGGGAATTTCAGTAATGTGCCGTGGTATAATGAGCTTTCTGATTGTGGGAAAAAAGGACTTTCAATTAAGCCAAAGAGAGGTGATGCTTTACTTTTCTGGAGCATGAAGCCGGATGCAACTTTAGATGCATCAAGCTTGCATG GTGGTTGTCCGGTAATTAAAGGAAATAAGTGGTCAAGCACCAAATGGATCCGCGTCAATGAATACAAAACTTGA